Genomic segment of Tissierella sp.:
TCATCCAAAAGCTTTTCTAATTCATTGTCACTATATACATAATGCTCTTGTTTACCCTTACTAACTTTATAAAGTGGGGGTTGAGCTATATATATATGTCCATTAACTATTAATTCTTTCATATACCTATAAAGGAATGTTAGTAATAAAGTTCTTATATGAGCACCATCTACATCGGCATCCGTCATTAATACTATTTTGCCATATCTTAGTTTTTCAATATCAAACTCTTCACCTATACCTGTACCAAAGGCTGTAATCATTATTTTTATTTCTTCTGAACTCAAGATCCTATCTAATCTTGCTTTTTCTACATTAAGTATTTTTCCTCTTAGTGGTAAGATAGCTTGAAATTTTTTATCTCTACCCTGCTTTGCACTACCACCAGCTGACTTCCCTTCTACTATATATATCTCTGTAGTTTCTATACCAGAATCTTGACAGTCTGCTAATTTACCAGGTAATGTAGTATTTTCTAGTACAGATTTTCTTCTAGTTAAATCCCTAGCCTTTCTAGCAGCTTCCCTTGCTCTTTGGGAGCTTACAGCTTTTTCTAGTATTATTTTTCCATCTTTAGGATTTTCTTCTAAATAAATACTAATTTGATTATATGTTAATGACTCAACTATACTTCTTGTCTCACTATTTCCCAGTTTGGATTTAGTTTGTCCTTCAAATTGAGGATCCATCAACTTTACAGATAAAATTCCGGTTAAACCTTCTCTTACATCATCACCACTAAGATTTTCTTCTTTTTCTTTTATATGTCCATATTTTCTACCATAATCATTAATTACCCTAGTCAAAGCTGTCCTAAGTCCTGATAAATGTGTTCCGCCTTCTCCAGTATTTATATTATTTGCAAAGGTTAATATATTTTCTGAATATCCATCTGTATATTGTAGAGCTAATTCTACAGTAGTTCCATCCTTTTCTGCTTCAAAATACATAACTTCTTTTTGTATAGGAGTTTTGTTTTTATTTATATATTCAACAAAAGACTGTATTCCACCCTCATAATAAAATTCTTTAACAGCTCCATCTCTTTTATCTTCTAATAAAATTTTTATTCCTTTATTTAAAAATGCCATTTCTCTAAATCTATACTCTAAAGTATCAAAACTATATACTACCTCTTCAAATATTTCTGCATCAGGTTTAAAAGAAATAGTAGTACCTCTAGTGGAAGATTCACCTATTATTTCAAGCTCAGTTTTAGGCTCTCCTCTTTCAAAACGCTGCATATACTCCTTACCATCTCTTCTTACCTTAACTATTAGCCATTCAGATAGCGCATTAACTACAGATACACCAACACCATGTAATCCACCGGATACTTTATAGGCTCCATTATTAAACTTACCACCAGCATGTAATATAGTTAATACTGTCTCTACTGTAGATTTTCCTGTTTGTGGATGCAACTCAACTGGAATACCACTACCATTATCTACTACCTCAATAGAATTATCCTCAAAAATAGTAACATTTATAGTATCACAAATACCTGCTAAAGCTTCATCTATACTATTGTCAACTACTTCATACACTAAATGATGTAGACCCTTTGGTCCTGTACTACCTATATACATACCTGGCCTTTTTCTTACTGGTTCTAATCCTGTAAGGACTTGAATATCTTCAGCCGTATAATGTCTATCATCATTACCATTTACTCCATTTTTTTCATTGGCCATTAAATTACCTCCAATCTAATATTTCCAATCAATATATTTTTCTATTTAACAATGTTTTAGAAGATATATCTGATGTATAAATTATTGTATTTCGCTTATTTCCTGCTGTAATTATATAAGACTTCGTTTTTCCATCAAGATTGCCCACTAAACAATTATCATCTATTAATTTTTTAATAAAGTCTCTTGTTTTTTTTGTACTATCTGCAGCCTTTTTATCTAATATAGCGATTATATCCTTTTCATAAATATAATTATTATTACCTATATGAATAATCACAAATCTTACTCCTATCTATTTTAATCTTCCATTTTCTACATAAAAAACAGATTTTTCTATATTATTCATTTCTTTTAAGTCTATAGCATCTGTTACTGTAATTATAGTCTGCATCTCTCGAAAGGATTTTATCAAATATTTTCTTCTTTCCTCATCTAATTCAGAAAAAACATCATCTAAAAGTAATACTGGATACATACCCCTATGCCTCTTTATTAGTTCTACTTCTGACAATTTAATTGATAGTACTACTGTCCTTTGTTGACCTTGAGATCCAAATGTCTTTACATCTTTATTATTTATTGTCATTAATATATCATCTCTATGTGGTCCAAACTGTGTAGAATTTGATTCCATATCATTATAAACATTTTTAGTAAGTTTTTCAAAATACTTTTTTTCCATTTCTTGTTTATTATCTAATATCTCAATATTAGATATATATTTTAACTCTAAATCTTCATTTGATAAAGTTATTTTATTGTGAACATTGTTAGCTATTTTAGAAAGTTCATCAATATAATATTTTCTTTCAAGAATAATATCTGTCCCAATCTTTGAAAGCTGAATATCAAATATTTCTAGTAGGCTGTTTATATTTTTTTGAAATTTTTTAGTTCTCAACAAATTATTTCTTTGAAATAAAACCTTATTATATCTGCTAATATTATAATTGTAGACAGGCTTTATTTGAGAAATTTCCATATCTAAAAAGTTTCTCCTCTCTCCTGGACCATCTTTTACTAATTTCAAATTATCAGGGGAAAAAATTACTACATTTAGTCCACTAGAAAGTTCTTTGTAATTTTTTAATTCATTTTTATTAATTCTAATTCTTTTTGTTTTTTCTCTTTCCATTTTTATTTCTACAAATCTTTCAAATCTGTCTATATTCATCTGAGCTCCAATATAGGCTTCATTTTTGTTGAAATTTATTATTTCTCTATCTTTATTAGTTCTAAAAGATCTTCCTGTGGCACAAATATATATAGCTTCTAATAAATTTGTTTTTCCTTGAGCATTTTTCCCTATAAAAATATTTGTTTTATTATTTAAGTCTACAAATAGATTATAATAATTTCTAAAGTTTATAAGCCTAATACTTTCAACATGCAAAAAAAACACCCCTTAAGGTAAATAACATTATATCACAATAAAAGAATCATAATCTTTTATTTCAACAATATCATTTTTCCTTATTTTTTTACCTCTTTGTGTTACCACTTCTTTGTTTACTATTATATTACCTTCACTAATCAACATCTTTGCTTGACCACCTGTTTGCACAATGCCAGCATGTTTCAAAAATTGATCTAATTTTATATATTCTGTTTCAATTAATACTTCTTTCATCTTTACATCTCCTCTAAAAATCATCTTGGGCAAGACGTACTGGTAATACTAAATAAGTATAATTTTCATCTTCTAAAGGTTTAATAATACATGGATTTAAACTTCCCATAAAATTTAATTGTATCTCTTCTGAATCAATTATTTTAATACCTTCTAATATATATTTTGAGTTAAAAGCAATATTTATATTTTCTCCATTAATATCTGAAATTATCTTTTCATTTACATTTCCTATCTCAGAGTTAGATTTAATTAATATTTGTCCATTCATAATACTAAGTTTTACTAAATTAGCCTTTTCTTCTTTAGCTAATAAAGATGCTCTTTCTAGACTATCTTGAAACATCCTCTTATTTACAATTGCAGATGTTTTATGAT
This window contains:
- the gyrB gene encoding DNA topoisomerase (ATP-hydrolyzing) subunit B, with the protein product MANEKNGVNGNDDRHYTAEDIQVLTGLEPVRKRPGMYIGSTGPKGLHHLVYEVVDNSIDEALAGICDTINVTIFEDNSIEVVDNGSGIPVELHPQTGKSTVETVLTILHAGGKFNNGAYKVSGGLHGVGVSVVNALSEWLIVKVRRDGKEYMQRFERGEPKTELEIIGESSTRGTTISFKPDAEIFEEVVYSFDTLEYRFREMAFLNKGIKILLEDKRDGAVKEFYYEGGIQSFVEYINKNKTPIQKEVMYFEAEKDGTTVELALQYTDGYSENILTFANNINTGEGGTHLSGLRTALTRVINDYGRKYGHIKEKEENLSGDDVREGLTGILSVKLMDPQFEGQTKSKLGNSETRSIVESLTYNQISIYLEENPKDGKIILEKAVSSQRAREAARKARDLTRRKSVLENTTLPGKLADCQDSGIETTEIYIVEGKSAGGSAKQGRDKKFQAILPLRGKILNVEKARLDRILSSEEIKIMITAFGTGIGEEFDIEKLRYGKIVLMTDADVDGAHIRTLLLTFLYRYMKELIVNGHIYIAQPPLYKVSKGKQEHYVYSDNELEKLLDELGRTNYTIQRYKGLGEMNPEQLWDTTMNPETRTFLKVTLEDAVAADEIFTTLMGDKVEPRREFIEKNAKYVKNLDI
- the remB gene encoding extracellular matrix regulator RemB, which gives rise to MIIHIGNNNYIYEKDIIAILDKKAADSTKKTRDFIKKLIDDNCLVGNLDGKTKSYIITAGNKRNTIIYTSDISSKTLLNRKIY
- the recF gene encoding DNA replication/repair protein RecF (All proteins in this family for which functions are known are DNA-binding proteins that assist the filamentation of RecA onto DNA for the initiation of recombination or recombinational repair.) — encoded protein: MFFLHVESIRLINFRNYYNLFVDLNNKTNIFIGKNAQGKTNLLEAIYICATGRSFRTNKDREIINFNKNEAYIGAQMNIDRFERFVEIKMEREKTKRIRINKNELKNYKELSSGLNVVIFSPDNLKLVKDGPGERRNFLDMEISQIKPVYNYNISRYNKVLFQRNNLLRTKKFQKNINSLLEIFDIQLSKIGTDIILERKYYIDELSKIANNVHNKITLSNEDLELKYISNIEILDNKQEMEKKYFEKLTKNVYNDMESNSTQFGPHRDDILMTINNKDVKTFGSQGQQRTVVLSIKLSEVELIKRHRGMYPVLLLDDVFSELDEERRKYLIKSFREMQTIITVTDAIDLKEMNNIEKSVFYVENGRLK
- the yaaA gene encoding S4 domain-containing protein YaaA; translated protein: MKEVLIETEYIKLDQFLKHAGIVQTGGQAKMLISEGNIIVNKEVVTQRGKKIRKNDIVEIKDYDSFIVI